Genomic DNA from Azospirillum brasilense:
TTCGGGCGCGCCATTCCTTCCGGTCTGCACAAGAAAGCCGCCCTTAGGCGGCTTTTCTGCTTTCTGGCGTTTGCCGCAAGGGAGGTTCCCTCAGCGGCTTTTCTTTTTCTGCGCCGGGCGTTTCGCCTTGGGCGGTTTGGTCATGGCGTTGAACAGGGCGGTCTGGTTGCGCCGGGCGGCGGCGTTGAACAGGCCGCTCCAGAAACCGATCGCCTGACTGGCCGACCGGTTGGCCATGGACAGCCAGATGCTGTGTGGTGTCCCCTTCATGCTTCCCCCTTTCGAAAGCCCCGCCGATGAATCTCGGCGAGGGGTCAACAGCGCGGTGCGGTCAAGCTCCCGCGACGATCGCGCGGCGATGGCGGACCCGCGTCCAGGACATGGTCAGGCCGACCCGCTCGGCGCAGCCATAATGCCAGGGGCGGTTCTCGCTATCGCCGGCCCAATGCGGTTCCCCGGCCCGCAAAGGTTTCCCGCAATGGCAACAGGTGGGTGGCGCGGGAAGACGTGCGGCGTCCCGTTTCGTCAGCTGGGTCATAGGGCATCTCATCCAGAGCGTCTTATTCCAGGAGGCGTCTCAGGCACGGCGTTTCGGGAAGGCACGGCGTCGAGAAGCGTGTGTTTGGGCAGGTATTCTTGGGCGTGTCATCTTGCGGTGCGAAGAATGACCGCCCGGCCGTCCCGGGGAAACGTCGCAAAGGTGAAATGCCCATGGGGTGCCCCCGACCACAGGGGTATGCCCATGGTCAGGCCACAGGTCGCGAGATCGTTGGCATTAAACGCTTTTTGCCCTTATCGCGAATCGCTGCCGCGGGACGGTGCGCCCACTCTTGATCACACCCCGATTCACAGCCGGTTAACCATCCGAGCCTAGCGTCCGCCCCCTTCGTCGCGGCTTTTTGCTGCGGCGCAGCATTTTCCGAAGGGTGAAGGCGTTATCCATGATTTTCCTGTTGCACCACCTGCCGTCCCTGTCGCTGGTCGCGGTGAGCGGGCTTGCCGGTCTGGCGTTGGGCGTCCTGTCCACGCTGCTGCAGGACCGGCGGGCGATCCTGACCGCGCAGGCCGGGGCCGGCGCGCTGTTCGTGGTTCACTTCTTCGCCCTGGGCGCCCATACGGGCACGCTGATGTGCGCGCTCGGCCTTGTGCAGATGGCCGCCGCCTATCCGGATCGGCGCCCGCGCTGGCTGCGCGCGCTGTTCGCCCTGACCGTCCCGGCGGCGCTGGCCGTCGCGGCGGCGACGTGGCAGGGACCGATGTCCGCCCTGTCGGCCACGGGCTTCATCCTGGGCACCATCGGACGCTGGCAGAGCACGGTCGGGCGGATGCGCCTGTTCTTCCTGTCCTCGACGGTGGTGGGGGCCGGCCACAACGCGCTGGCCGGCTCGGCCTTCGGGCTGGCGTCGGACGCGCTGACCCTGTCGGGCCATCTGCTCAGCCTGTGGCGCGCCCGCCCGCCGGTCCGCCGCCGGGCGATGCTGACGGCGCATTGAGATATGGGAACCGCGCCGGGGAGGATGCCCCGGCGCGGCTTTGACGCTGCGTTCCGATCAGCGCTTCGCTTCGGCGGTGCCGGCGGTTTCCCGGCGCTCCAGATAAGTCTTGGTGAGCTGCGGCAGGCGCTGCTCCAGCCACGCCGCCATTTCCAGTTCCTCGTCCAGGCTCGGCTGCAGCATGCGGGCGATCTCCGGCTCCCCGGCCTGCTCCGCGGCGGAGATCAGGGCGCGGTAGTTGGCGATCTCGAAATGCTCGAAGGAATAGTCGAAGATCGACGCCTTCACGATTTCGTCGGATGCCACGACGCCGGACAGCGACTGGGCGTTGCCGATCAGCATGGCGACGCCGGTCTTGATGGCCGAGGTGTCGGTGCCCAGACGCTGCAGGCACTGCTTCAGCCGGTCGGCCTGCCGGTTCGACACCTCGATGTGCTCCTGCACCTTGGCGAGGACGTCCGGGTAGTTCTTGATGCGCTCCGCCTGACGCTCCAGCATCTCGACGGCCTGGCTTTCCATGGCGTGGGCGTCGCGGAGCCAGTCGATCAGGGTTTCCTTGGTGGTGTTGGCCACAGATCCTCTCCCTCGTTGCGTTATCGGACAGTCCGTTGGGGATGGACCGACAACAGGCGGAGCAGCGGTTCGTCACCATCGGACGATGCAGACCAACCCAACAGGGGCACCCTTCGTATGCATCAAGGAACCTTCACCGGAGCGGCAGGTTTTCAAGTGGTTGGGCAGCCTGCCAGGGGAGGAACCGGCCATGTCGGCAAATGAACCGGCCGTGATGGGAAAAGACCAGATCGTCGATACCCTCAACGATCTGATCCGCATCGTCGAGGACAGCCACGAAGCCTATCGTCAGGCCGCGGAAGCCTTGGAAGACGAGGATCTGAAGGCCCTGTTCAACGACTTGGCGGCCCAGCGCGGCGCCATCGTGCGCGAGGTGCAGCGCCTCGTCGCCGAACAGGGCGGGGCGCCGGACATGGGCGGCACCGTGATGGGCGGGGCGCACCGCTTCTTTTTGGAACTCAAGAACAACGTGCTGGGGCAGGACCGCGAGGCGATCCTCGCCGAGGTGCAGCGCGGCGAGGGCGAATGCGTCCGCGCCTACGAGGAAGCCCTGGCCAAGGAGCTGCCTCTGCCGATCACCGCGGTGGCGGTCCAGCATCTCGACCGCATCCGCGCCGACCGCGACCGCATGACCCTACTGCGCGGTGCCGCGGCCTGATCTGGGATTCCTGACGAAGAGGTAGAACGTTACTCCGCGGCGGCAGACTGCCGGTTCTCAAGATCGGCCAGCAGGGCGCGTTTTTGGCCGGCGTCCATGTGCTTCCAGCCGCGGATCTCCTCCAGGGTGCGCAGGCAGCCGATGCAATAGGCGCGGTCGGCTGTCAGCTTGCACACGCTGACGCAGGGTGACTGGACGAACTCGGTCTCGGTGGGCTGGGTCATTCCGGAATCCAGATGAATGCGGGGCAGTGCGCGGTGGCCGGCGGCGTGGCGCTGGCGCCGCTCCGTCCGGCCGGGCCGGAAGTGCCCGCTCTTGCGGCATTTCGGCGCTTTTGACAAGCCCCACCGACACCATCGGTTATTTTTCCGCAACAATGGGGAGAGCGGATTTCCGTAGATCAACCTACAAGCCATGAATTCGCCAGGAAAATGCCGGAAAGGCGAATTCTTCAGACAAGAAATCTCCCAAATTGGCGTTCAGAACTGTGGTCCGCGGTGTTCCGTGGAGTCCAACGAGGGAGATTTCGGTGAAGCGAAGGTCGGTGGGGATTCTGCTCGGCGCGATGGCGCTGGCGACGGTGTTGACGGCTTGCGGGGTGCCCCCCCAGGCGCCGATGTCGGCGATGCCGCCCGGCGGCGGCCCGGGATACCCGGCGTCCGCCCCCGCGCCCTCCACAAGACAGCCGTATTTCAACGCGGAGGTTGCCGCCGCAGCGCCGGGGCGGTTCAACACGGCGTCGCCGAACGGTTTCGTGCCGGTGGCCGAGGCGCCTGTCTCCACCTTTTCCGCCGATGTGGACACGGCGTCCTACGCGGTGGTCCGCCGCCTGCTGAACGAAGGGCACCCCATCCCCTTCCCTGTCTTGCGGGTGGAGGAGATGGTCAACTACTTCCACTACGATTACCCGCGCCCGGAGTCGCCCGCCGCTCCCTTTCGCCCGACGGTGGCGGTCTATCCGTCCCCCTGGACGGAGGGCGCGCGCATCCTGCACATCGGCATCCGCGCCTACGACGTCGCCCGCAGGCAAAGACCCGCGCTGAACCTCGTCTTCCTGGTGGACGTGTCGGGCTCCATGGCGCCGCAAGACCGGTTGCCGCTGCTGAAGCAGGCGCTGTTGATGCTGGTGGACGATCTGCGTCCGGACGACCATGTGGCCATCGTCAGCTACGCCGCCAACAGCGGCGTGGTGCTGGAGCCCACCGCCGGAACGGACAAGGAAACCATCCGCGCGGCGATCCAGGGGCTGACGACGGGTGGCCTCACCGCGGGCGACGGTGGAATCCAGGCAGCCTATGCGCTGGCGGAGAGGAATTTCGACAAGACGGCGGTCAATCGGGTGGTGATCGGCACCGATGGCGATTTCAACGTGGGGATCGTCGATCCGAAGGAGTTGGAGGCGCTGATCGCGGAGAAGCGGAAGACCGGCGTCTATCTGTCGGTCCTCGGCGTCGGGCTGGGCAACCTCAACGACGTGGTAATGCAGCGGCTCGCCCAGGCGGGCAACGGCAACGCGGCCTATATCGACGGCATGCAGGAGGCCAAGAAGGTCCTGCGCGACGAGTTGTCCTCCACCATGGTGCCGGTCGCCGACAATGTGAAGTTCCAGATCGAGTTCAACCCGGCCCTGGTCGGGCAGTACCGGCTGATCGGCTATGAAACGCGGGCGCTGCGCCGCGAGGATTTCAACAATGACCGGGTGGACGCGGGCGACGTCGGCGCCGGCCATGCGGTGACCGCGCTCTATGAGTTCCTGCCGCCGGGGGCCAGGGGCAAGGGCGTCGATCCGCTGCGCTACGAAGCCAGCCATAAGGTCAAGACGACCAGGGATGCGGCAAACGCGGACGAGTTCGGTTTCCTGCGCCTGCGCTACACGCTGCCCGGTCAGTCAAAAAGCCGGCTGATCGAGCGCCCCATCCGAAAAGGCGCGGCCCTGGCCTCCGTCGAGGCCGCTCCCGCCGAGGCCCGCTTCGCCCTGGCGGTGGCATCCTTCGCCGGAAAGCTGCGCAGCGAGGGAGGCGGCGAGACGATGTCCTACGCGCAGATCGCCGATCTGGCGCGCGGCGCCCGCGGGGCCGACCCCCACGGCACGCGCGCCGAGTTCATCCGCCTCGTCGAACTGGCGGGCAGCCGGGCCGCGCGGTGACGGCGGTCATCGCCTGAAAAGGAAACGGGGCGGCACCGGGCCGCCCCGTTCCTGAACCTCAAGGCGTTCCGCCCCACGCTCAGACGTTTCAGTCGGAGATGTTGGGCGGATCGGGATCGTCCGACCAGTCGTCCTTCGGGGCCGGGTAGCGCTCCAGCCACTTGCGGACCAGGGCGACGTGGCCGGCCTCCTCCTCCGCGAACTCGCGGGCGAGGCGGGCCACCTCCGGGTCCTTGGTCTCGGCGGCGACCGAGGCGTAATAGTTGTTGCCCTGATGCTCGCTCAGCAGCGCCATCTTCAGCGCGTGGTGCGGCTTCATCAGGTAATGGGCGTTCTCGAAGGCCGCGGCCTCCGGCGACTCGGTGGTGGCGTCCCACTGGAACTCCCAGGGGGCGACCTTGGGCAGCGGGCCGAATTCCCGGGCGATCTGCTTGACCTCCTCGGCGTGCTTGCCCGAATAGGTGGCCAGATCGCGGAACAGCTTGGCGACCTCCACATTGTTGTGGGCCTCCATGCTGTCGGCCAGCTCGGTGTAGCGCTCCGCCGCCTCGATCTCCAGGGCCAGCGCGTGGGCGAGGAACAGGCCGACGTTGGCGGCCCCGTTCAGCACTTTCGTCTTCATACCGCGAACCCCTCTTCGATCTGGGCGATGCTGCGGGTGGCCGCCGATTCGGGCTGGAACGGACGGCGGTTGCCGGCGAGGAAGATGCCGAGGCCGAACCCGTCGTCCTCGAGGACGGCGCGCATCGCCTCGTTCGGGTCGTCCGTCGGCTCGCGGCCGTAGGGATGGACCGTGCTCTTCCAATTGCGCTGCTCGGGGCGGAAGGTGACGCAGGGGGACAGGATGTGGATGACCGAGAAGCCGGGGTGCCGCACGCCCTCCACGATCAGGCGGGCGACCTCGTTCGGATTGTTGGAGAAGCCGCGGGCGACGAAATTCGCGCCGCAGGCCAGCGCCAGGGCGACCGGCTGGATCGGGTTGACGCCCGGCCCTTCCGGGGTCAGCTTCGACTCGCACCAGTCGGCCTCGGTGGTCGGCGAGGCCTGGCCCTTGGTCATGCCGTAGACCTGGTTGTCCATGACGATGTAGGTCATGTCGACGTTGCGGCGGCAGGCGTGCAGGAAGTGGTTGCCGCCGATCGAGAAGCCGTCGCCGTCGCCGCCGAAGATCAGCACGTTCAGCTCCGGCCGGGCCAGCTTCACGCCGGACGCCACGGCCAGCGAGCGGCCGTGCACCGTGTGGTAGCCGTAGACGCTGGTGTAGGCGGGGATGCGCGACGAGCAGCCGATGCCCGACACCACGACGGTGTCCTTGCGCTCCAGCCCCATGGTCGCCATGGCGCGGGTGATGCCGGCCAGCACGGAATAGTCGCCGCAGCCGGGGCACCAGATGGGCTTCACGTCGGATTTGTAGTCGCCGGGCAGCGGGCCCACGACATCGTCGGTCAGATGGGTATCCATGGATTTCGTGCTCCGGCCGGTCAGATCAGGGAAAGAAGCGTCTCGTGCACCTCGCGGGCGCGGATCGGCAGCGGGCCGGGGCGGCTGAACACCGACACCGCGCCCGGCAGGTCGTAATGCCCACGCAGGAACTTGTGGAATTGGGCGCCGTGCGTCTGCTCGACGACCAGGACCTTGGTGACGCCCTCCAGCGCCGCGGCCAGCTTGGCCGGCTGGACCGGGGAGATCAGGCGGATGGCGACCAGCCGGGCCTTGGTGCCGGCGGCCTCCAGCCGGCGCACCGCCTCGCGCGACGGGCCGGTGGCGGAGCCCCAGGTGACGACGGCGATCTCGCCCTCGCCTTCGACGTCGGCCCAGGCGTCGCCATAGTCGTAGCTGGTCAGCTTGCGCAGGCGCTTGTCGAGTTGCTTCTGGTGGTCGGACGCCTGCGAGGACGGCAGGGCGCTCTCGGCGTGCTCCAGACCGTCGGCGGTGTGCTCGCCGCCCGGCATGCCGGGGATGGCGGCGGGGGAGACGCCCGATTCGGTGTTGGCGTAGCGCAGGTACTTCGCGTCGCCGCCGAGGTCGGTCGCCAGCAGGCGGTTGGCCTTGTGGGGGGCGTCGGCCGGCTTGTCGACGATGGCGCGGGACTGGCCCATCGCCTGATCGGACAGCACGATGGCCGGGGTCTGCAGGGCCTCGGCCAGATGCACCGCCCACTGGGTGGTGAACAGGCAGTCGGCGATGGAGGTCGGGCCGACCACCAGATGCGGGGCGTCGCCGTGCAGGCCGTAGACGGCGATGTTCAGGTCGGACTGTTCGGACTTGGTCGGGATGCCGGTGGACGGTCCGCCGCGCTGCACGTCGACGATCACCACCGGGGTCTCGGAGGCCACACCCAGGCCGATGCATTCGGTCATCAGCGACAGGCCGGGACCGGCGGTCGCGGTGATCGAGGGCACGCCGCTGAAGGAGGCGCCCAGGCACATGGCGATGGAGGCCAGCTCATCCTCCGCCTGGACCAGCTTGCCGCCGGTCTTGGCGAGGTTGGGGGCCAGCCACTCCAGGATCTCGGTCGCCGGCGTGATCGGGTAGGCGGCGCAGAACTTCACCCCGCCCTTCAAGGCGCCCAGCCCGGCGGCCTCGTTGCCGGAGATGTTCCAGCGGGTGGCGCCCTCCTTGTTGGGGGCGGCCAGCTCCAGGCCGAGGTTCCAGCCGGCGGCCTCCTTGGACCCGGCGTCGATGCCGGCGTTGGACGCCTGGATGGCGGCGTCGCCCTTCTTGCCCAGCGCCTTCTGGATCACCGCGTCGATGCCGGCGCGCGGCAGGCCGACGATCGCCGCGACGGCGCCCAGCCCCACCATGTTGACGCGCCCGCCGGGGATGCGCCCGGCCAGTTCCTTGATCGGCAGCTCGACCTGTCTGGCGCCGCTGGCGGCCAGGACTGCGGGCACCTCGCCCTGGCTGGGGTCGGTGATGATGACGCTCTTGTCCGATAGCGGAAGCTCGGCCGCGAAGCGCTCCACATTCTGCCAGTCGAAGGCGACGATCAGGTCGAAACGGTCTCCCGGACCGTGAACGGGTGTCGGCGACAGGCGAACGAGGGCGGCGGCCTCGCCGCCACGGATCTGCGGGCCGGTGGACCGCGACATCAATCCGTACCATCCCACGTTGGCGGCGGCATCCAGCAGCATCTGTCCGGCGGTCATCGCGCCGGCGCCACCGCTGCCCACCAGGGCAATCGTGACCGAGTCCACTGTCATTGGTTAATCCCTTGCGTCCGAATGTGAGTCGCCCGACGCCCGTACGGCTACGTCAGCATTACGGAACAGGGAAATGATCTGGCGCAAATCGGACGAAAGACGCCACGATTTTGCGAAGTCATGTCATGGAATGGTCCGACCAATGTCTTGCCCGGCGACCATGAATCCCTTTGCACCGACTTTTGTCGGGATTGTTTCCGGACCGGAATGGCAGACGTCTTCGCGGCTTACTCGCTGTAACGTTCTTCCCGCCAGGGGTCGGCGTCATTGTGATAGCCGCGGACCTCCCAATAGCCGCGGCGATCCTCCGCCAGGAACTCGATTCGCTTCACCCACTTGGCGCTTTTCCAGAAATAGAGCTTCGGCACGACGACTCGGACGGGGCCGCCATGGTCGCGGCTGATCGGCTGGCCCTCCCAGCCGGTGGCGAGCAACGCGTCCGCCGCCGCAAAGGCGTCCAACGGCAGGTTGGTGGTGTAGCCGTCCGAGGAATGGCAGAGGACGAAGCGCGCCTCCGGCCGCGGCCGGACGACCGACAGCAGGTGCCGCGTGGACACGCCCTCCCACTGGTTGTCGTAGCGCGACCATGTGGTGACGCAGTGGATGTCGGAGACGACACGCGCCGGCGGCTGGGCCTGGAGATCCTCCCAGCTCCAGGTGACGGGATTCTCGACCAGCCCGTCCACCGCCAGGGTCCAGGTCGCCTCGCTCACCCGCGGCAGGATGCCGAGATCGAGCACCGGCCAGGTCTCCACCAAGCGCTGGCCGGGCGGCAGACGGTCGCGCGCCGGATCGGCGGTCTCCCCGGTCAGGCCCCGGCCCTCCCGCGCCCACTGCTCCTTGGTGGCGATCAGCTTGTCGCGGATCTGGCCGTCATGAGACTCGTCTTGAGGCTCATCCCGAGCGATGTCGTCCGCCATGGCGGTCCTCCGATGGGGTGGATCGGCAGCGATGCCCCTGATGGGCGGTACGGATTTAGGCATGGACGGGCGCCGGTGTCAGCGTCGATCCCGCGCTTTCCGGTGGTGCGAAAGGCTGATCCGCCGGCCGTCCCCCGCTGTTTCCTGTGGTTGGACTGGAAATAGACGGTTCGGACGGTCCCCCTGCCCCTGTTCACGGCCTGCCTTGCTCTGATAGCATGTCCGCCATGCAAGACCTGCCATGTTGCCGCCCATGACCACCGCCCTGTCCGTCGCCCCGCACACCGATGCGGCGCCCTCAGGGCTGGAGAGGGCCGGGCTGGAGAGGGCCGTTCTGGATATGACCCCGGAAGATGTGGCCGGATTGGCTTGGTTGGACGCGCTCGCCACACCGCTGTGGCTGCTCAATCCCGATGGCCTGACCCTGTGGCTGAACGGCGCCGCCCGCGCGCTGATCGGCCTGGAGACCGACGCGCCCGCCGCCGCCGTCCGGGTCAGCCTGTCCGGCCGCTTTCCCGCCGCGCTGGAGCAGGCCGCCGCGGGCCGGACGGTGGAGGCGCGGGCAACCATCCATGCCCCCCTGACCCTGCCTTTGGAGGTGGATCTCCGGCTGGTTCCGGCGCCGCGCCCGGGCGGGCTGATCCTGGCGGAAGCCCCCGCCGACAGCGGCGCCCGGCAGGAGATGATGCGGCTGAACGAGCAGCTGATCGCGCTGTCCTACGCCTATCCCGACATCCGCTTCGAACTGCTGCGCGACGGCACCATCCTCGACTTCGCCGCCGCCAGCCCCGGCGACCTGAACGTCCCCGCCGAGCGCTTCCTGGCCCACCGCGTGCAGGAGGTGCTGCCCGAACCCGCCGCCGGGACACTGGCCGCGGCGCTCGGCCGGCTGAACGAGGGGCAGACGGTCATCGGGCTTGAGTTCTCCCTGCCGCCTCCTGGCCAGACGGAGGCCGGATCGGTGGAGGGCACCAAATTCTTCGAGGCGCGGCTGGTCGCCCTGCCCGACAGCGACCGCGTGATGTGCAGCATCCGCAACGTCACGGAACGGGCGTTGGCGGAAAGCGCGGCCCGGCGCGCCCATCATCTGCTGTCCGACGCCATCGAATGCATCACCGAGGGCTTCGTGCTGTACGACGCCCAGGACCGGCTGGTGCTGTGCAACGGGCGCTATCGCGAGCTGTTCTCCGCCAACACCGACCTCATCACGCTGGGCGCCCGTTTCGAGGAGGTGCTGCGCGGCGGGGTGGAACGGGGCGTCTATCAGGTGCCGGACGGCGACCTGGAGGGCTGGATCGGGCGGCGCATCGAGCAGCATCGCGGCGCCGGCGCCCCCATGGAGGTGCAGCTTCACGACGGACGCTGGATCCGCATCGAGGAGTGGCGGACCCACGAGGGCGGAACCGTCGGCATCCGCGCCGACATCACCGATCTGAAAGCCCGCGAGGCCGAACTGAGCGCCGCCCGCGACGAGGCCGAACAGGCCAACCAGCGCAAGTCCGACTATGTCCACCATCTGAGCCACGAACTGCGCACGCCGCTGAACGCCGTGCTCGGCTTCGCCCAGATCATCCACGACGAGATGATGGGGCCGAACAACCCGCGCTACCGTGAGTATGCCGGGCAGATCGCGGCGGCCGGCGTCTACATGCTGGACCTCATCAACAACCTGCTCGACCTCGCGCGCATCGAGGCGGGTCGGATGGACCTGCATGAGGAGGCCTGCAACCTGTCCCTGCTGGTCGACCTGACCTTCGGCATGATGCAGCCGCGGGCGGGCGAGGCGGCGGTGACGCTGTGCATGGAGATTCCCGACGATCTGCCGAGCCTGCACGGCGACGCCTCGCAGATCCGGCAGATGCTGACCAACCTGATCGGCAACGCCATCAAGTTCGCCCCTCCCAAAGACGGCCGCGTGCGGGTGCGCGCGGAACTGACGGAGGACGGCGGCATCGCGCTGACCGTCGCCGACAACGGCATCGGCATGCGGCCCGAGCAAATACCGGTGGCGCTGGATGCCTTCGGGCAGGTGCATGGCCGCAACCAGGGCCATAACCAGGGCCGTGACCGGACGACGGAGCGCGGCTCCGGCCTGGGACTGCCGCTGACCCGCGCGCTGATCGCGCTGCACGGCGGCAGCTTCCACATCGACAGCCGGGTCGGAGCCGGGACGACCGTATGCCTGACCTTCCCGCCCTGCCGGGTCGGCGGGGCTGCGCGGTCGCCCTGAAGGCTGGAAACGAACCCCCAAAACGCGCAACGGCCGCGCGCGCTGGACGCGCGGCGGCCGTGGACCCACAAGACGAAACCCGCAGGAAAGACGGGTACCTTGTCGAGGCGCGGTGGCTTGGCCTTAGGCGGCCTTGCGGACGGCGGCAGCCTCGGAGAAGACCTTGACGACCTGCTCGACGAAAGCGGCCAGCTCGTCATGGCCCAGCGCCGTGATGGTCACATTGTCCACCACCAGGGCCTCGTCGCTGATCTTGCCGCCGGCGGCTTCCAGCTCGGCGCGGACGGCCTCGGGAGCGGCCAGAGTGCGGCCCTTCAGCTTGCCCGGGATGGCCAGGAGCTGGATGCCCTGGTCGATCGCGGCAATCGGCTTGCCGGCGTCCAGGAAGTGGCCGACGATGCGGCGGGTGTGGGCGCTCTGCTGGAGCTTGGTGACGCTGCGCTCGCCACCCGGCAGCAGCAGCATGTCATAGTCGGCACCCAGAACCTCGCCGACCTGCTTGTCCACCGGGAAGTAATGGCCCCAGGACTTGCCGTGCCAGCCGTTCACCAGACCCTGCTCGGGGGAAATCGTACGAAGAGTAGCGCCGGTCTTGAGGAGAGCCCGTTGCGGCTCCGTCATCTCCAGTTCCTCAAAGCCGTTGGCGACGAGAATGGCAATGCTCTTTCCTGCGAGGGGTTGATCCATACTGTCTTGTCCTTTCATCGTTCAACCAGAATGCGCGGGCCATCGCCGAGGAATGCGCCGTCGGGGAAAAGAAACGGCGCACGCCGCGCAAGGCCTTGCGCGGCGATGGAACCCGCAGCCGGCCCTCGTCCGATGAGGTCCGGCGGGGGGGCAGTTACGCCCCTGATCGGTTTGTGGTGAGCATGGAACACAAGTGGCGGCAACGAGGTCCCAAGTCAATGGCTTATTCCGCACTGCAACGCAGCTTCCCCACCGTCGGGCAGGGCAACCGGCACGGCAATTTCGCGGTTGCGCTCAAGACTTAATCACGATTTCCCGAGTATGACGGTTGGGGTGGCGCAGGTCAGCCATGCCGTCATGGCGCGGCTGTGACAACTAATGGCCGTGATGAAAGAGGGCGAACGCAAAAAGAAGCGGCCGGGGGCGGACCCCCGGCCGTTTGAAGTCAATAGCGTCAGCCGTTCGAAGAGATCCGGCTCGCACACCGGATCGGGAACCACCGGTCACCGGGGCGGCGGGCCGAAGCCAACCGTCCGGAGGATCGGCGCAAACCGGTCATACGGCCCGAGCCGGGGAGGCTGCCGCGATGGGCGGCCGTATGACCCTTTCACACTTTGCGGGGGCAAAGTGCTGTCTCGTCCCAGGCGGGGCGCGTCCGGCGGATGGCACCGGACGCGGCCCGCGGTTGGATCAATGGAACTGGTCGGCCTCGGTGGAGTCCTTGTAGGCGGTGGTGGAGGACTGGCCGCCCGAGATCGCCGTGGCGACCGCGTCGAAGTAGCCGGTGCCGACCTCGCGCTGGTGCTTGGTCGCGGTGTAGCCCTCGGCCTCCGCCGCGAACTCCGCCTCCTGCAGCTCCGAGTAGGCGGCCATGCCGCGCGCCGCGTAGCCCTTGGCCAGCTTGAAGGCCGAGTAGTTCAGGCTGTGGAAGCCGGCCAGCGTCACGAACTGGAACTTGTAGCCCATGGCGCCGATCTCGCGCTGGAACTTGGCGATGTCCGCCTCGTCCAGGTTGGCCTTCCAGTTGAAGCTCGGCGAGCAGTTGTAGGCCAGCAGCTTGTTCGGGAACTCCTTGCGGATCGCCTCGGCGAAGCGCTTGGCCTCCTCCAGGTTCGGACGCGAGGTCTCCCACCACAGCAGGTCGGAGTAGGGGGCGTAGGACAGGCCGCGGGCGATGCAGTGGTCGACACCCGTGCCCTTCTTCAGGCGGAAGAAGCCCTCGGAGGTGCGGCCGGCGTCGAAGTCGATGAAGGGATGGTCGCGCTCGTCAACGTCGGAGGTGATGAGCTGCGCGGACTCCGCGTCGG
This window encodes:
- a CDS encoding YgjV family protein encodes the protein MIFLLHHLPSLSLVAVSGLAGLALGVLSTLLQDRRAILTAQAGAGALFVVHFFALGAHTGTLMCALGLVQMAAAYPDRRPRWLRALFALTVPAALAVAAATWQGPMSALSATGFILGTIGRWQSTVGRMRLFFLSSTVVGAGHNALAGSAFGLASDALTLSGHLLSLWRARPPVRRRAMLTAH
- a CDS encoding ferritin-like domain-containing protein encodes the protein MANTTKETLIDWLRDAHAMESQAVEMLERQAERIKNYPDVLAKVQEHIEVSNRQADRLKQCLQRLGTDTSAIKTGVAMLIGNAQSLSGVVASDEIVKASIFDYSFEHFEIANYRALISAAEQAGEPEIARMLQPSLDEELEMAAWLEQRLPQLTKTYLERRETAGTAEAKR
- a CDS encoding PA2169 family four-helix-bundle protein; translation: MSANEPAVMGKDQIVDTLNDLIRIVEDSHEAYRQAAEALEDEDLKALFNDLAAQRGAIVREVQRLVAEQGGAPDMGGTVMGGAHRFFLELKNNVLGQDREAILAEVQRGEGECVRAYEEALAKELPLPITAVAVQHLDRIRADRDRMTLLRGAAA
- a CDS encoding DUF1289 domain-containing protein, whose protein sequence is MTQPTETEFVQSPCVSVCKLTADRAYCIGCLRTLEEIRGWKHMDAGQKRALLADLENRQSAAAE
- a CDS encoding vWA domain-containing protein, whose product is MAEAPVSTFSADVDTASYAVVRRLLNEGHPIPFPVLRVEEMVNYFHYDYPRPESPAAPFRPTVAVYPSPWTEGARILHIGIRAYDVARRQRPALNLVFLVDVSGSMAPQDRLPLLKQALLMLVDDLRPDDHVAIVSYAANSGVVLEPTAGTDKETIRAAIQGLTTGGLTAGDGGIQAAYALAERNFDKTAVNRVVIGTDGDFNVGIVDPKELEALIAEKRKTGVYLSVLGVGLGNLNDVVMQRLAQAGNGNAAYIDGMQEAKKVLRDELSSTMVPVADNVKFQIEFNPALVGQYRLIGYETRALRREDFNNDRVDAGDVGAGHAVTALYEFLPPGARGKGVDPLRYEASHKVKTTRDAANADEFGFLRLRYTLPGQSKSRLIERPIRKGAALASVEAAPAEARFALAVASFAGKLRSEGGGETMSYAQIADLARGARGADPHGTRAEFIRLVELAGSRAAR
- a CDS encoding ferritin-like domain-containing protein, with the protein product MKTKVLNGAANVGLFLAHALALEIEAAERYTELADSMEAHNNVEVAKLFRDLATYSGKHAEEVKQIAREFGPLPKVAPWEFQWDATTESPEAAAFENAHYLMKPHHALKMALLSEHQGNNYYASVAAETKDPEVARLAREFAEEEAGHVALVRKWLERYPAPKDDWSDDPDPPNISD
- a CDS encoding 2-oxoacid:ferredoxin oxidoreductase subunit beta; this translates as MDTHLTDDVVGPLPGDYKSDVKPIWCPGCGDYSVLAGITRAMATMGLERKDTVVVSGIGCSSRIPAYTSVYGYHTVHGRSLAVASGVKLARPELNVLIFGGDGDGFSIGGNHFLHACRRNVDMTYIVMDNQVYGMTKGQASPTTEADWCESKLTPEGPGVNPIQPVALALACGANFVARGFSNNPNEVARLIVEGVRHPGFSVIHILSPCVTFRPEQRNWKSTVHPYGREPTDDPNEAMRAVLEDDGFGLGIFLAGNRRPFQPESAATRSIAQIEEGFAV
- a CDS encoding 2-oxoacid:acceptor oxidoreductase subunit alpha; translated protein: MTVDSVTIALVGSGGAGAMTAGQMLLDAAANVGWYGLMSRSTGPQIRGGEAAALVRLSPTPVHGPGDRFDLIVAFDWQNVERFAAELPLSDKSVIITDPSQGEVPAVLAASGARQVELPIKELAGRIPGGRVNMVGLGAVAAIVGLPRAGIDAVIQKALGKKGDAAIQASNAGIDAGSKEAAGWNLGLELAAPNKEGATRWNISGNEAAGLGALKGGVKFCAAYPITPATEILEWLAPNLAKTGGKLVQAEDELASIAMCLGASFSGVPSITATAGPGLSLMTECIGLGVASETPVVIVDVQRGGPSTGIPTKSEQSDLNIAVYGLHGDAPHLVVGPTSIADCLFTTQWAVHLAEALQTPAIVLSDQAMGQSRAIVDKPADAPHKANRLLATDLGGDAKYLRYANTESGVSPAAIPGMPGGEHTADGLEHAESALPSSQASDHQKQLDKRLRKLTSYDYGDAWADVEGEGEIAVVTWGSATGPSREAVRRLEAAGTKARLVAIRLISPVQPAKLAAALEGVTKVLVVEQTHGAQFHKFLRGHYDLPGAVSVFSRPGPLPIRAREVHETLLSLI
- a CDS encoding sulfite oxidase-like oxidoreductase, which translates into the protein MADDIARDEPQDESHDGQIRDKLIATKEQWAREGRGLTGETADPARDRLPPGQRLVETWPVLDLGILPRVSEATWTLAVDGLVENPVTWSWEDLQAQPPARVVSDIHCVTTWSRYDNQWEGVSTRHLLSVVRPRPEARFVLCHSSDGYTTNLPLDAFAAADALLATGWEGQPISRDHGGPVRVVVPKLYFWKSAKWVKRIEFLAEDRRGYWEVRGYHNDADPWREERYSE